In Acanthopagrus latus isolate v.2019 chromosome 17, fAcaLat1.1, whole genome shotgun sequence, the following are encoded in one genomic region:
- the LOC119005821 gene encoding uncharacterized protein LOC119005821, with amino-acid sequence MIMATGRFKLQNVMDDGLSRDLMDAGRFCFSCEQIFANRKCLEEHVCSAASFICSCGTEFTEYTDMEEHSTTHEPGHQVLDHETIRKRRYEKRMEEERQLKRLQTGEVVWKAPKMDNVASISLPVKPKFQVSMQSASIPQVPESYPSPSQEPFPNPFSSSPDMKNIFANVGAPTVDLWTLYQPVVLIKTVRKFNKKRPYTCGKCGQGFMTKTSLISHHSSHVTDKVSGCIGCGLLLSSKKLVPRFHVCNSPNNATKFRIITADPLKPNPAQSQKPRVWDPQTTAFLQAKSQNQSVPNKVSQVSCVTSTLPLKNQNITTYNRNNQGISVALSRQSKSPSPISSKFHGTTSFLQKSHSPSPIRSYESSQGLPVALSGTSIKSASGLASKPTKTPSASNGFTCRVCHISFDSAHLLQRHKCAKAQEFMAQHGRAGKQQLKIRSVTPMVSSNFTQVNGERKLGAPASGNIKKNQIMAVTLDKGQGAAPANGKIGADLEDDCYIVESGPDKPAEMIYQVTSSVPIKT; translated from the coding sequence ATGATCATGGCGACTGGGAGGTTTAAGCTGCAAAATGTCATGGACGATGGCCTGAGCAGAGACTTGATGGATGCTGGTCGGTTTTGCTTCAGCTGTGAGCAGATCTTTGCAAATCGGAAGTGCCTGGAGGAACATGTGTGTTCTGCTGCAAGTTTCATATGCTCCTGTGGAACGGAGTTTACTGAATACACAGACATGGAGGagcacagcacaacacatgAACCTGGGCACCAGGTGCTGGATCATGAAACAATAAGGAAGCGCAGATATGAGAAGcgcatggaggaggagaggcagctgAAAAGACTGCAGACAGGTGAGGTTGTGTGGAAGGCACCTAAAATGGACAATGTGGCATCAATTTCATTGCCAGTGAAGCCTAAGTTCCAAGTTTCCATGCAGTCTGCATCGATTCCACAAGTGCCTGAATCGTACCCCTCGCCGTCACAAGAACCTTTCCCAAatcctttttcctcttcaccaGACATGAAGAATATTTTTGCAAATGTAGGAGCGCCAACAGTGGATCTTTGGACACTTTACCAGCCAGTTGTGTTAATTAAAACGGTTCGCAAATTCAACAAGAAAAGGCCTTACACTTGTGGTAAATGTGGGCAGGGTTTTATGACAAAGACCTCTCTCATATCCCATCACAGCTCCCATGTCACAGATAAAGTTTCTGGTTGTATAGGATGCGGGCTGCTGCTCTCCAGCAAGAAGTTAGTGCCTCGCTTCCATGTTTGTAACTCACCCAACAATGCTACTAAATTCAGAATCATCACTGCAGATCCATTGAAGCCAAATCCAGCACAGAGTCAGAAGCCAAGAGTGTGGGATCCTCAGACTACTGCCTTTCTACAGGCGAAAAGCCAGAATCAAAGTGTACCGAATAAAGTCAGTCAGGTATCTTGTGTCACTTCAACCCTGCCGTTGAAAAATCAGAATATCACAACATACAATCGAAACAATCAGGGGATCAGTGTTGCTCTGTCCCGGCAGTCAAAGAGCCCAAGTCCCATTTCGTCCAAATTCCATGGCACCACCTCCTTTCTACAGAAGAGCCACAGTCCAAGTCCTATTAGATCTTATGAAAGCAGCCAGGGACTTCCTGTCGCTCTCTCTGGGACATCCATAAAGTCTGCATCAGGTTTAGCAAGCAAACCAACAAAGACGCCCTCTGCATCGAATGGATTCACATGTCGAGTGTGTCATATTTCTTTTGATTCTGCTCATCTGCTTCAGAGGCACAAGTGCGCCAAAGCACAGGAGTTTATGGCACAGCATGGGCGTGCTGGCAAGCAGCAATTAAAAATAAGGAGCGTGACACCAATGGTGAGCTCAAATTTCACTCAGGTGAATGGTGAAAGAAAGCTTGGTGCTCCAGCTTCTGGAAACATCAAGAAGAACCAAATCATGGCCGTCACTTTGGACAAAGGGCAAGGGGCGGCTCCTGCGAATGGGAAAATAGGAGCAGACCTAGAAGATGATTGTTACATTGTTGAAAGTGGACCAGACAAACCTGCTGAGATGATTTACCAAGTAACCTCCTCTGTCCCTATCAAGACTTGA